A section of the Oenanthe melanoleuca isolate GR-GAL-2019-014 chromosome 6, OMel1.0, whole genome shotgun sequence genome encodes:
- the EMX2 gene encoding homeobox protein EMX2 isoform X1: MFQPTPKRCFTIESLVAKDSPLPASRSEDPIRPAALSYANSSPMNPFLNGFHSTGRGVYSNPDLVFAEAVSHPPNPAVPVHPVPPPHALAAHPLPASHSTHPLFASQQRDPSTFYPWLIHRYRYLGHRFQGNETSPESFLLHNALARKPKRIRTAFSPSQLLRLEHAFEKNHYVVGAERKQLAHSLSLTETQVKVWFQNRRTKFKRQKLEEEGSDSQQKKKGTHHINRWRIATKQASPEEIDVTSDD; encoded by the exons ATGTTTCAGCCCACACCCAAGCGGTGTTTCACCATCGAGTCGCTGGTGGCCAAAGACAGCCCCTTGCCCGCGTCTCGCTCCGAGGATCCTATCCGGCCGGCGGCGCTCAGCTATGCCAATTCCAGCCCGATGAACCCTTTTCTCAACGGCTTCCACTCCACTGGCAGGGGTGTCTACTCCAACCCGGACTTGGTCTTTGCAGAGGCCGTCTCCCACCCGCCGAACCCGGCCGTGCCGGTCCATCCCGTGCCCCCTCCTCACGCCTTGGCCGCCCACCCGCTGCCTGCTTCTCACTCCACGCACCCGCTCTTCGCCTCGCAGCAAAGGGACCCCTCCACCTTCTACCCGTGGCTAATACACCGCTACCGGTATCTGGGCCACAGGTTCCAAG GGAATGAAACCAGCCCGGAGAGCTTCCTATTGCACAATGCACTGGCCAGGAAACCCAAACGGATCCGTACAGCTTTCTCCCCATCCCAATTACTGAGACTGGAACATGCCTTTGAGAAGAACCATTATGTAGTAGGAGCGGAGAGAAAACAGCTGGCACACAGCCTCAGCCTCACGGAAACTCAG GTAAAAGTATGGTTTCAGAACAGACGGACAAAGTTCAAGCGGCAAAAGTTGGAAGAGGAAGGTTCAGACtcacaacagaagaaaaaagggacTCATCACATTAACCGGTGGAGAATCGCCACCAAACAAGCCAGTCCAGAGGAAATCGACGTCACGTCGGACGATTAA
- the EMX2 gene encoding homeobox protein EMX2 isoform X2 — protein MFQPTPKRCFTIESLVAKDSPLPASRSEDPIRPAALSYANSSPMNPFLNGFHSTGRGVYSNPDLVFAEAVSHPPNPAVPVHPVPPPHALAAHPLPASHSTHPLFASQQRDPSTFYPWLIHRYRYLGHRFQGKSMVSEQTDKVQAAKVGRGRFRLTTEEKRDSSH, from the exons ATGTTTCAGCCCACACCCAAGCGGTGTTTCACCATCGAGTCGCTGGTGGCCAAAGACAGCCCCTTGCCCGCGTCTCGCTCCGAGGATCCTATCCGGCCGGCGGCGCTCAGCTATGCCAATTCCAGCCCGATGAACCCTTTTCTCAACGGCTTCCACTCCACTGGCAGGGGTGTCTACTCCAACCCGGACTTGGTCTTTGCAGAGGCCGTCTCCCACCCGCCGAACCCGGCCGTGCCGGTCCATCCCGTGCCCCCTCCTCACGCCTTGGCCGCCCACCCGCTGCCTGCTTCTCACTCCACGCACCCGCTCTTCGCCTCGCAGCAAAGGGACCCCTCCACCTTCTACCCGTGGCTAATACACCGCTACCGGTATCTGGGCCACAGGTTCCAAG GTAAAAGTATGGTTTCAGAACAGACGGACAAAGTTCAAGCGGCAAAAGTTGGAAGAGGAAGGTTCAGACtcacaacagaagaaaaaagggacTCATCACATTAA